The nucleotide window ACATCAAATCGGCCGTCATGACTTTCGATCCTCATCCCAAATCAGTCATTAAACAAGAAGAATTACATGATCACTTAATTTCGACCCTTGATGAAAAAATATCGATATTTGAATCAATGGGAATCGATTATGTATTTGTTGTTACTTTCAGTCAGGAATTGTCTAAGTTGTCACCAGAAAAATTCGTAGAACATTATTTCATTGACTTAAATGTAAAACACATTATCGGGGGATTTGATTTTTCATTTGGTTATAAAGGTAAGGGAAAACTTGAAAATCTTCCGGAGTATACAGATGAACCGATTGAATTCAGCGTAATCGATAAAGTTACTTTAGGGGAAGAAAAAGTCAGTTCCACTTACATTAGACAGGCTGTGAAAAATGGTGACATGAAAACAGCAAATGAGCTTTTAGGTAGAGTTTTCTCTCTTCGTGCACCAGTAAAGAAAGGTCATCAGAGAGGCCGTACCATCGGTTTCCCCACTGCAAATTTAGACATTGACAGCGAAATGTTAGTACCTAAAGTCGGTGTTTACGCGGTAACCGCAACGGTAAATGATGAACACCTTTCCGGAATGGCGAACATCGGTTTTAACCCTACGTTTGAAGATATACACGAAAAACCATCTGTAGAGGTTTATCTCTTTGATTTTGATGCTGATATTTATGGTGAAACCATTGAGGTGAAATTCCATCATTATTTAAGAGATGAAGAAACCTTTTCTTCTGTAGATGAATTGGTTGAACAGATGAACGAGGATGAAAAACAAACAAAAAAATTCTTTAATCGATTGTAGGATATGACTTGCAATTTTCCTTCAAAAAATGTATCGTATGATTGTATGGAAAACAACCTTTTTCTTGGCTTCTCGCTTCTCCAGCGAACGCTAGGAAACAGGGGATTACTAAGATTAGGAGGTGAACAGGATGGCTATAACACAAGAGCGTAAAAATGAGCTTATCAATGAATATAAGACTCATGAAAATGATACTGGATCTCCAGAGGTTCAGATCGCTATCCTAACTGAACAAATCACTGAGTTGAATGGTCATTTCAAAGAGCACAAAAAAGACCATCATTCTCGTCGTGGATTATTTAAAATGGTTGGTAAACGTCGTAACTTGTTAAACTACTTACGTAACAAAGACGTTCAGCGCTACCGTGACTTAATTCAAAAACTTGGACTACGTAGATAAGACTGGAAAAGCGGGCGAAGACCCGCTTTTTCTTTCATTCTACAGAATATTTTATTGTATATGTTGTGGGACTTTTCACCATAATTACATATAGCAATAGATTTGAGAGGGGTCGTAAGATTTATGTCCAATGAAATGAAAACATATTCAATAGATTTAGCAGGAAGAACTTTGACTTTTGAAATTGGTGAAGTAGCTAAACAGGCAAACGGTGCTGCAATGGTCCGTTACGGAGATACATCTGTAATGGTGGCTGCAACAGCTTCTAGTAAACCTAAAGACTTACCGTTCTTTCCTTTAACAATCAATTACGAAGAAAAACTTTATGCTGTTGGTAAAATACCAGGCGGATTCATAAAACGTGAGGGTCGTCCTAGTGACAAAGCTGTTCTGACTTCTCGTTTGATTGACCGTCCGATTCGTCCGATGTTTCCAGATGGATTCAGAAATGAAGTTCAAGTCATTAGCACAGTAATGAGTGTTGATCAAGACTGCCCTTCAGATATTACAGCAATGATCGGTTCCTCGATCGCCCTTTGTGTATCAGACATTCCTTTCGGCGGTCCGATTGCAGGAGTAAATGTAGGTAGAATCGATAATGAATTCGTCATCAATCCGACAATCGAACAAATGGAAAAAAGTGATATCCAATTGACTGTTGCTGGAAACAAAGATGCTGTCAACATGGTTGAAGCAGGTGCTAAAGAAGTGCCAGAAGAAACGATGTTAGAAGCGATCATGTTTGGTCATGAAGAAATCAAACGTCTGTGTGAATTCCAAGAGAAAGTAATCGAAGAAGTAGGGAAAGAAAAAACTGAAATTCCTTTATTCACTCCTGATGAAACAATTGCTGAAGAAGTTGAGAAACTTGCAAAAGACCGCTTAGTTGCAGCGATTCAAACAGAAGAGAAAAAAGCCCGTGAGGACGCAATAGAAGACGTCAAACAAGTTGTGATTGAATCCTTCGAAGAAAAGGAAGTTGAAGAGGACGTCATCAAGCAAGTTAAAGATGTACTGGATTCTATTGTGAAAGAAGAAGTCCGTCGATTGATCACTGAAGAGAAGGTTCGCCCTGACGGTAGAGGTGTCGATGAAATTCGTCCACTTTCTTCACGTACGAAAGTTTTACCTCGTACACACGGTTCTGCAATGTTTACTCGTGGACAAACCCAAGCACTAAGTGTTTGTACGCTAGGAGCATTAGGTGATGTTCAAATACTTGATGGATTAGACCTTGCTGAAGAGAAGCGTTTTATGCATCATTATAATTTCCCTCAGTATAGTGTCGGTGAAACAGGACCAATCAGAGGACCTGGCCGTCGTGAAATCGGACATGGTGCTTTGGGTGAACGTGCTTTAGAAGCAGTTATCCCTTCTGAAAAAGATTTCCCATACACAATCCGTGTCGTGTCAGAAATCCTTGAATCTAACGGTTCTACTTCCCAGGCAAGTATCTGTGCGGGTACTATGGCAATGATGGATGCAGGTGTTCCGATTAAAGCACCAGTTGCAGGAATTGCGATGGGTCTTGTGAAATCTGGAGACAACTATACCGTTCTTACAGATATCCAAGGTATGGAAGACGCTTTAGGAGATATGGACTTCAAAGTAGCCGGAACTTCCGCAGGTGTAACAGCGCTACAAATGGACATCAAAGTTGAAGGGCTATCTAGAGACATATTAGAAGAAGCATTGACTCAAGCGCAAAAAGGTCGTATGGATATCTTGAATCACATGACTGAAACGATTCCATCGTCACGCAGTGAATTATCTCAGTACGCACCAAAAATTAAGACATTTGCAATCAACCCTGATAAAATTCGTGATGTTATTGGACCAAGTGGAAAACAGATCAATAAGATCATTGAAGAAACAGGAGTTAAAATTGATATCGAGCAAGATGGTACAATTTTCATTTCTTCTACTGAAAGTGAAAAAATTGATGTAGCGAAAAAAATCATTGAAGATTTAGTACGCGAAGTTGAAGTTGGAGAAATTTATCTTGGTAAGGTGAAACGTATTGAAAAATTCGGAGCCTTTGTTGAACTTTTTGCTGGAAAAGATGGTCTTGTCCATATTAGCGAATTAGCTGAAGAACATGTTAAAAATGTGAAGGATATTGCTGATATTGGCGAAGAAATGCTTGTGAAAGTAAAAGAAATCGATCAACAAGGTCGTGTGAATTTATCTCGTAAAGCTGCTCTTAAAGAACAAGAAACAGAACAAGCTTCTAAGTAAGATACTTCTGTGAGCTTAGAAATATTCAAGACAAAGAGCTGGTATCTTCCAGTTCTTTTTTTGTGCTTACTGTTAATTTATTTTTCAATTCAACAAAGAAGGAGCTTCTTAATGGTCAAAAGATATCAACTAAATAACGGAACACGAATCGTAGCAGAACATCTAACATCAGTACGCTCAGTCTCTTTGGGAATTTGGATATTAGCAGGTTCCAGAAATGAACAACCACATCAAAATGGTATTTCCCACTTGGTTGAACATATGCTCTTTAAAGGTACAGAAAATCGCGATGCGCGAATGATCGCTGAATCTTTTGATGCGATCGGTGGCCATGTGAACGCTTTTACCTCTAAAGAGTTTACGTGCTTTTATTCAAAAACGATGGATCAACATGCAGATTATGCACTGGATATTTTGACAGATATGTTATTCAACTCATTGATTGAGGAAAAAGAATTAGAGCGTGAGAAAAAAGTTGTTGAGGAAGAGATTTCAATGACTGAAGATGCACCAAATGATATTATTCATGATTATCTTCAAGGTATAAGTTTTGAAGGTCATCCGCTTGCGCAAACAATATTAGGTACTGAAGAAACTTTATCTTCCTTAACAAGAAATGATCTCCTTGATTATATGAGGCAATATTACAGCCCCGAAAGGATCGTCGTTTCTGTTGCTGGAAATATTCCTGAAGAATTGATTGATCGAATCAAAGAGCTATTTGGCTCTGTTTCAAAGCAGTCAGGTATACATGACCCTATGAAACTAGTCTATTTAACTAATTCAAAAACGTATGAGAGGGAGGTCTCTCAAGCACATCTTTGCCTAGGGTATCCTGGATTACAAATTGGTGATGAGGGTATTTATAGTGCTTCCGTGATTGATAATGTATTAGGTGGGGCTATGAGCTCAAGACTATTTCAGAAAATCAGAGAAGAAATGGGCTTAACTTACTCTATCTTTTCTTACCATAGCTCCTTCAGGGATAACGGATTGTTTACAATTTACGGTGCTACTAACTCTGATCAACTTGAACAAATGAAAGATGAGATTTTGAAAACGACTAACGAAATGAAGTTGAATGGAATTACTGAGAAAGAACTTCAGAATACTGTGCAACAACTGAAGGGTCAACTAGTACTTGGACTGGAAAATCCTAATAGCCGAATGAATCGAAATGGTAGGAATGAGTTATTGAATCAACCGCATCTATCCATGGAAGAATTGATTAGCAAACTCGTTAGTGTTAATCATGAAGACATGAATCAGCTGATGAATCAAATGTTTGCTGAGCAACCTTCAGAAGCATTAATTGTTCCTTCACGCGTATAATGATAGTAACCATCCTTTGGGAAGAGGTGTTACTATGAGGTACAATGATTTATCGGGAAAAGAATTGATTGATGCGGTGAACGGTGAACGTTTGGGCATTTTAGGTCAAACTGATTTGGAAATTGATCCAAGGACCGGTTCGATCAGAAATATTTTAATCCAGGATTTCTCCATGCTCGGATTTAAAAAAGGGGAGAGAGAAACGATGATCAAATGGTCTGATGTTGAAGTAGTCGGTCAAGATATGATTGTCGTTAAGCCTGATAAAGTGAAAGACTGACTCCTTCTATAGGTGTTAGTCTTTCACTTTTTTATAACGAATACATACAATATATTGGGCTAAAAGATGAAGGAGTAGGTGAGTGACGTTGTTAACTGGTAAAACGATTGTTGTAATAGGTGGAGACGCTCGGAACATTGAAATGATGAGGCAATTAGTTGAAAGAGATAGTCTTGTGTATGCCGTGGGATTCGAAGAGGTAGATGCTCAGATTGAGGGAGTTTATTTTTCTACTCTGGAGAATATTCCAGCAAACCAGATTGATGCTGTAATTCTTCCAGTATCTGGTCTCGATGAAGAAGGTTACGCTGAGAGTCATTACGCCGAAAGTTCGCCGATGGTGCAACCAGAATTCTTCGATACTTTAAGTGAAAACTGCCTTGTGTTTACTGGTATCATGACTCCATTATTATCGAGGTTAAGTGAAAAAATAAAGATTATTCCTTTATTTGATCGGGATGATGTGGCTATATATAATTCTATCCCTACAGCTGAAGGAGCATTGATGTTCGCTATCCAGCATACTGATTTCACAGTCCATGATGCTAACGTTACAATCATAGGCTTTGGACGTGTGGGTAAAACGCTCGTTCATACTTTCTCTGCTTTAGGGGCGAATGTATCTGTATGTTCTAGAAATGAGGATGAACTTGCTAGGATATTTGAGTATCATGCAAAGCCAGTTCACATTGAAGACTTGGATTCTTCAGTTGAAAACTGCAATATTCTAGTGAACACTGTTCCCCAATTAGTCGTGCAACCTTCAACGATCCGATCTTTACCACTCGATAGCCTGATTATCGACTTAGCATCGAAACCAGGCGGAGTAGATTTCCGTTTTGCGAAAAAAAGAGGAATCAAAGCTATATTAGCTCCTGGTTTACCAGGGATGGTTGCTCCCAACACTGCTGGAAAGATTTTAGCCCGAGTGATTCAAAGTGTCATACTTAAACAAGAGTCATGAAAGGGGCTTGTTCAGTTTGAATTTAAAAGGTAAAAGAATAGGTTTCGGGTTAACTGGTTCTCATTGTACTTATGATGCCGTTTACCCTGAACTTGAGCGATTGATTAATGAAGGGGCAGAAGTCTACCCCATCGTTTCATATACTGTACAAAATACAGATACTAAATTCGGTGATGCTGCGGATCATATTGAGAAAATCAAACAAATTACAAACAAATCCTTAATTTCTACTATTCCAGAAGCAGAGCCACTTGGACCGAAAATACCGCTTGACTGCATGGTTGTGGCTCCACTTACAGGAAACTCACTGAGTAAATTTGCTAATGCGCTGACAGATTCACCCGTTCTGATGGCAGCTAAAGCAACTTTGCGAAACCGAAAGCCAGTTGTCTTGGCTATTTCGACAAATGATGCACTTGGACTGAATGGTACTAATCTCGCAAAATTACTTGTCGCGAAAAATGTATATTTTGTACCATTTGGTCAAGACGATCCAGTGAAGAAGTCAACATCATTGGTAGCTCATATGGGCTTGTTAGCTGAAACAATTGAGAGCGCAATCGAGGGAAAACAGCTCCAACCACTTTTAAAACCTTACTAAAATTTATGTGATACTTCCGAAAATATGATAAGATGTGCAATAGATAGATTAACTAGGATATGGGGGAATAAATATGTCGAATCAAAAAGAATATAATGTAGCGATTGTTGGCGCAACAGGAGCTGTTGGTCAGAAAATGCTAGAAATGTTAGATTTGGTCGGTTTCCCGATAAAGGAATTGACCCCATTAGCTTCAAAACGCTCTGCAGGTCAAACGATTGATTTCAGAGGGGAAAAAGTTG belongs to Halalkalibacillus sediminis and includes:
- a CDS encoding bifunctional riboflavin kinase/FAD synthetase — encoded protein: MKVFRLSKPEDASSQSFDPSTVAVGYFDGVHIGHQHVIQHAIDIADEKNIKSAVMTFDPHPKSVIKQEELHDHLISTLDEKISIFESMGIDYVFVVTFSQELSKLSPEKFVEHYFIDLNVKHIIGGFDFSFGYKGKGKLENLPEYTDEPIEFSVIDKVTLGEEKVSSTYIRQAVKNGDMKTANELLGRVFSLRAPVKKGHQRGRTIGFPTANLDIDSEMLVPKVGVYAVTATVNDEHLSGMANIGFNPTFEDIHEKPSVEVYLFDFDADIYGETIEVKFHHYLRDEETFSSVDELVEQMNEDEKQTKKFFNRL
- a CDS encoding M16 family metallopeptidase; amino-acid sequence: MVKRYQLNNGTRIVAEHLTSVRSVSLGIWILAGSRNEQPHQNGISHLVEHMLFKGTENRDARMIAESFDAIGGHVNAFTSKEFTCFYSKTMDQHADYALDILTDMLFNSLIEEKELEREKKVVEEEISMTEDAPNDIIHDYLQGISFEGHPLAQTILGTEETLSSLTRNDLLDYMRQYYSPERIVVSVAGNIPEELIDRIKELFGSVSKQSGIHDPMKLVYLTNSKTYEREVSQAHLCLGYPGLQIGDEGIYSASVIDNVLGGAMSSRLFQKIREEMGLTYSIFSYHSSFRDNGLFTIYGATNSDQLEQMKDEILKTTNEMKLNGITEKELQNTVQQLKGQLVLGLENPNSRMNRNGRNELLNQPHLSMEELISKLVSVNHEDMNQLMNQMFAEQPSEALIVPSRV
- the pnp gene encoding polyribonucleotide nucleotidyltransferase → MSNEMKTYSIDLAGRTLTFEIGEVAKQANGAAMVRYGDTSVMVAATASSKPKDLPFFPLTINYEEKLYAVGKIPGGFIKREGRPSDKAVLTSRLIDRPIRPMFPDGFRNEVQVISTVMSVDQDCPSDITAMIGSSIALCVSDIPFGGPIAGVNVGRIDNEFVINPTIEQMEKSDIQLTVAGNKDAVNMVEAGAKEVPEETMLEAIMFGHEEIKRLCEFQEKVIEEVGKEKTEIPLFTPDETIAEEVEKLAKDRLVAAIQTEEKKAREDAIEDVKQVVIESFEEKEVEEDVIKQVKDVLDSIVKEEVRRLITEEKVRPDGRGVDEIRPLSSRTKVLPRTHGSAMFTRGQTQALSVCTLGALGDVQILDGLDLAEEKRFMHHYNFPQYSVGETGPIRGPGRREIGHGALGERALEAVIPSEKDFPYTIRVVSEILESNGSTSQASICAGTMAMMDAGVPIKAPVAGIAMGLVKSGDNYTVLTDIQGMEDALGDMDFKVAGTSAGVTALQMDIKVEGLSRDILEEALTQAQKGRMDILNHMTETIPSSRSELSQYAPKIKTFAINPDKIRDVIGPSGKQINKIIEETGVKIDIEQDGTIFISSTESEKIDVAKKIIEDLVREVEVGEIYLGKVKRIEKFGAFVELFAGKDGLVHISELAEEHVKNVKDIADIGEEMLVKVKEIDQQGRVNLSRKAALKEQETEQASK
- the dpaB gene encoding dipicolinate synthase subunit B codes for the protein MNLKGKRIGFGLTGSHCTYDAVYPELERLINEGAEVYPIVSYTVQNTDTKFGDAADHIEKIKQITNKSLISTIPEAEPLGPKIPLDCMVVAPLTGNSLSKFANALTDSPVLMAAKATLRNRKPVVLAISTNDALGLNGTNLAKLLVAKNVYFVPFGQDDPVKKSTSLVAHMGLLAETIESAIEGKQLQPLLKPY
- a CDS encoding YlmC/YmxH family sporulation protein, with the translated sequence MRYNDLSGKELIDAVNGERLGILGQTDLEIDPRTGSIRNILIQDFSMLGFKKGERETMIKWSDVEVVGQDMIVVKPDKVKD
- the dpaA gene encoding dipicolinic acid synthetase subunit A — encoded protein: MTLLTGKTIVVIGGDARNIEMMRQLVERDSLVYAVGFEEVDAQIEGVYFSTLENIPANQIDAVILPVSGLDEEGYAESHYAESSPMVQPEFFDTLSENCLVFTGIMTPLLSRLSEKIKIIPLFDRDDVAIYNSIPTAEGALMFAIQHTDFTVHDANVTIIGFGRVGKTLVHTFSALGANVSVCSRNEDELARIFEYHAKPVHIEDLDSSVENCNILVNTVPQLVVQPSTIRSLPLDSLIIDLASKPGGVDFRFAKKRGIKAILAPGLPGMVAPNTAGKILARVIQSVILKQES
- the rpsO gene encoding 30S ribosomal protein S15; protein product: MAITQERKNELINEYKTHENDTGSPEVQIAILTEQITELNGHFKEHKKDHHSRRGLFKMVGKRRNLLNYLRNKDVQRYRDLIQKLGLRR